One Hevea brasiliensis isolate MT/VB/25A 57/8 chromosome 6, ASM3005281v1, whole genome shotgun sequence genomic window, GGCTTTCTACCGTACCAGTGCAACGCGGGAAGGAAAAATACTGTAACAGGGTCTGACTTGCACAAATTACCAAACCAGGGTGAATGGTCAATGTTGGAACACCGGGATGCGAGGGAAATCAGCGTCCAGTGTTGGAACGCTAGCCTTGATGGCGTCCACACTCTGGACGCTATCCTTAATAGCGTTTAGAACTCATTTGCAAAGATTCTCTGTATTAAGTCAGGTCCAGCAAAGAGCGAGGAACCGGGACGCCATTCAAAGTGGTGTTCGGAGGCAGGACTTGAATTAAAGAAGCGTCTGACACGTCCTAGATATTAAATCAAACCGAATGAAATCGAACCAGATAATTATCCGATtcgatttattaaattttttttccaaGAAATATAGCTGAATACATCAGGTGAACCTGACTGTTTATCTAGGAATTTATTGTGATTCTTATCTGATTTGAAAATTTGGATTTGTAATTTAAAATTGAATCAAATGAAATCGAACCAGatatcatttcattttttttttcaacacatATAATTGAATACATGAGGTGATTCAGGCCATTTATCCGAGTAATTTTAGCATTTCCTACCAGTCTAGAGAATTTCGAGTTATATTTGTAAATCGAACCAGATTAAATTAGAGTGAACGAAACTCAATTTTATGCATAATAATGGCAATAATTATACTTTTGCAATATAGTAAatattttagcccatttcaacttttgggctagatttctcgcaaaccgtgaacctgagtaccagagcgctccacccaccgaaaaatgatgtcggaaaattttgaaatttatattgccgcgaagctctcaacaAGTGGAGCAttctggtactctcgattttctcgtggggttcacgatttgcgagaaatctagcccaaaagtaaaAATGGGCTATAATATTTACTATATTGCAAAAGTATAATTATTGCCATTATTATGCATAAAATTGAGTTCCGTTCACTCCAATTTAATCTGGTTCAATTTACAAATATAACTCAAAATTCTCTAGACCGGTAGAAAATGCTACAATTACTCGGATAAATGGTCTGAATCACCTCATGTATTCAATTATATgtattgaaaaaaaaatgaaatgatatCTGGTTCGATTTCAtttgattcaatttaaaattacaaATTCAAATTCTCAAATCAGATAAGAATCACAATAAATTCCTAGATGAACAGTCAGGTTCACCTGATGTATTTAGCTATATTTCTtggaaaaaaatttaataaatctaACCAGATAATTATCTGGTTTGATTTCATCTGATTTGATTTAATATCTAGGACGTGTCAGGTTAGAACGCTGGAGGCTTCTTTAATTCACGTCCTGCCTCCGAACGCCATTCTCCAAACGCCACTTTGAATGGCGTTCCAGTTCTTCGCTCTTTGTCGGACCTGACTTAATACAAAGAATCTTTGTAAATGAGTTCTAAACGCTATTAAGGGTAGTATCCAGAGTGTGGACGCCATCAAGGCTAGCGTTCCAACACTAGAGGCTGATTTCCCTCGCGTCCCGGTGTTCCAACATTGACCTTTCACcctgatttgataatttgtgtaaGTCAAACCCTGTTGCAGTATTTTTTCTTCCCGCGTTGCACTGGTACGGTAGAAAGCCCATCGTTCGGCACCTAAAAGAAAATCCTTGTGGGGCCACCTTGGTACACTTTGCATTTTCTGATAGCGAGTACCCCGAGTTTCTCCTACTTGGAGCGAGTACATATTCACTCACACCTACAAAAGAACACGCTGAGAGCTCAGTAGCGCACCGTTATAACAAACAAAAGttccctcctctctctctcttccctcaGAAAGCAAAAATCCTTCCCTCTCAcccttctttctctctctctctctctctaaaatccttccctctctctctctctctctctctctctttctttgctTTGAAAGCAAGAAAATCAATGGTGGCGGCACCGTCACTGCAGTCTCCGGGGAACCTGAGACAAAGAAGGTCGCTGTACGTGGGTGATTTGGACCCTGAAGTCACAGAAATGGACCTGAAAACTGCGTTTTGCTCCGTGTGTCCCTTTTTCAACCTTCGGCTCTGCCGTTGCGCTTTCACCGGCAAGTCTCTTTGTTATGGCTATGTCAACTTCTACTCTCACAACCAAGGTATAATCCATTATCGCTACATTCTCAGTACGAGAGGAATTTCTTGGATTCTTGGTTGTTTCTCTGTTACTCTTTCTACGAACTTTTATACTCTCTCTTTGTGTATACATTTAGGTTGATGAATGTATGAAAATTTTGTGGGATCTTGGTTTTTCTTTCTTCAAATATGGAGATTTGggttttgggtttttttttaCTGGGTGGTTTTTatgttttctctctttctttttcaaAAAACCATTTCTTGTAGCTTTTCTTTCATATCTCTATTGTACGTATGTATTGTTGTGATCTTTAGTTCTTTCTGGACTTTCGAACTGTTGAAGTTCTATTTATCTATCAGTTTCTGTGGAAACAATCTCTCTCTATTTCTACATATGCATTTGTTCTCTTTCATGTAGTTTTGGGTACAGATTATAGCTCTGTTTATCTAAAAACTTTTCCTCTGATATTTCTATTTCTGCGCTTCTTCTCACTTCCTCGGTTTCGTGATTGGAATTAGGGAAGTGTGCTTTTGTGAGACTGTGTTTCATCTTCTGAATCGTTTCCTCAGAATTTTTCAATGCATGCTTTTTTGTTTGATTCATGGGTTTTTCTTTTTTCCCCGTTGTGATGTTTCGATACTTTTCATCTTCTTTTCAGTCTTTGCTTTACTCTGAAATTCCTCTCTATGTGAGTGTGAATTTTAATGGGGTAGGCTATTGTAATGTTTTCTTCCCTCTCTGCATGTTGCGTATATTATATGCTTAATTTTGGTTCTGAGATTTGTTTctcgactctctctctctctctctctatgtacTGTACCATCATCTTTTGCACTATCTTTTATCTCTCTATGTTTCTCTCCCTGTAGGTCTCTGCATATGAATATGATTTACTTTTCccctacatttttttttcttttttttctccaATGACATTGCTTTTAGCTCTCAAAGTCAACCTCTAAGCACAATTAGATACAGAAACTTCACCATTCTGCATGTATTAACGTCTACATTTTGATGTCCTGGTTCATATATTAGACATGATTATATTGGTATTTTTGGCTCATGTTGATATGGTATTGCAAACTATAAGTTGTCTTCCTGTTCATGAAGGGTTGTGCACTTTTGCTTCTCTTCCTTATTAATGTGATGATGTCTGTATTTTCTGTTTCGTTTGGTGAACTCTAATTCATTTTTCCATATAAATTTCTTTCACTCCACTGCGGTTAAGTAACCAAGTTTGAATGCTGGTGAAAGTTAGGAAAATTGAAAATTACTCTTATGCTGCTGTGATTTTCAAAAAACAAAAACTCAGGCCTGGCTAAATGATCAGTTGCATTAGTCTTTGTTGGTAGAACGGTTGGTTTTTCTATTAATATACCCTCAGAATTATATGTTTAGTCCttggattttatttatttatttatttttgggaaGGGGGGGATTGTACTGgttgaaaattggttctaatgggaGTTTGCTTCTTTTTCCATTTTCATCAGCATCTGAAGCTCTCCATAAACTAAATCATACGTACTTGAAGGGAAAACCCATGAGGTTAATGTGGTCGCAGAGGGACCCTTTTGCAAGAAAGAGTGGCATTGGCAATCTTTTTGTGAAAAATCTAGACTCTTCAATTGATAGTGCTCGCTTGGAGAGTATGTTCTGCAAGTTTGGGACTATACTTTCTTGCAAGGTGGTTGAAGAAAATGGCAGAAGTAAAGGTTTTGGGTTTGTCCAGTTTGATTTAGAGGATTCTGCCTTGGCTGCACGAACCGCTCTCCATGATACCATGCTTGAAGGAAAAACACTGTGAGTCCCATTTACTTGATCTCTCCATTTCTTTTATTACCTTAATTACCATTTCTTTTGACTGCTAGATGTCttcttttttttcaattttatttttggcGTTACTTCTGTGCTGTTTTATGCTTCTTTGAATGATGGGTTTTCATTAACGGGCCTCTGGTTCACTGGAAAAAGcaaaagaagatataggcaaattGTTTAGAATTGCATGATGTTTCTTCGTTAATCAGAACTGCATGGTGCTTGGTTTTTTTCCTTCTTGATGGGAATCCAGTATATAAAAGCACTGGATCTTTTATGTTGCTGCAGTTTCTAGAAAATCAAAGTTGCATAAAGTGGTCAAATATGGCAAAACATGTGTTTTGGTGTGGTAATTGGAGTttttgtcataaacaaattatacAACTGAGGAGTTCAATTTTGTTTATTCCCTGCAATTTTAAGCCACCCAACAGGGATGAAGAGATTATGATACTTTTATACACGTACACCCATTACATCAATTTATTTAACTTACAAtccataattaattatttcttaatTGTTTTTGTTCTAAGAAATGGATCTAACAAGACTTCTCGCTTATACACGTGCTTTGCTAGTATTTTCTTTTCCATTGGTAATTCTACTACCGTTTTTGGATTGGCAGATTGTCTTTTCCACATTTGTTTATTTTCAATGGCTATCTTGTTATAATTGTTGATTTTTAATGgctggttttattttattttgatttatctTTATATTACATGTTCTTATTAGGTATGTATCCAAATTCGTCAAGAAAAGTGAGAGGATAGCAGCCACACTTCATGAAGAATCAAAATTTACAAATCTCTATGTAAAAAATCTGGCTGATGATGTGACAGAGGATACCCTTCAAAACATGTTTTCTGTATTTGGGAAGGTTTTTAGTGTTGTCATCATGAAGGATAATGATGGGATATCAAGAGGTTTTGGATTTGTCAACTTTGATTCACCAGAAGGTGCTAAGAAAGCTCTCGATGCTTTGAATGGTTCTCTACTAGGTAGATTTTTGAACATGTTGCTCTTTGTTTCACTTACCCATTCATTGCATATTATTTAAGTTAATAACAAATGAAATGATTTGTGAAACAGGTTCCAGGACTTTGTTTGTGGGAAGAGCCCAAAAGAAAGCTGAGAGAATAAAGATATTACAACATGAATATAAGGATATTTTCAACAACCATATTGAAAAGTTGAAATTATCAAATGTGTATGTGAAGAATCTTGATGTACACATTGATGATAACAAATTACGAGAAATATTCAGTACCTGTGGAAAGATAATTTCAACAAAAGTGATGCGGCATGATAATGGGGTAAGTAGAAGCTTTGGATTTGTGTGTTTTTCAAGTCCTGAAGAAGCAAAGAAAGCTCTGAACACTATGAATGGTAAGCTAACTCTTCCtctgttttcatgctgcttcttctATTTGTCAGTTCAAtgttcataatcagtttcctgattACCTAATCTCATGTTACTATTGTCTTAGGAATCATGCTTGAGGGGAAATCTCTCTATGTGGCAATAGCTCACTGTAAAAAATATCGCCACGCGGAACTGGAGAAGTATTTTGCTGCATGCCGATCTCTGTCATTATATCCTTCTAACTGCAATGTCATTGCACCTTCAATTGGTCCAGTTTATTACAATTTGTCTACTTTCCATCCACCAATCCCTTTCCTGCAGAATCCAATCTCATTCCAAAATTTTGGTGCAAATATGGGAGTCCAGTATCCTTTGGGAGCTGAGAATTACCAGCAACAGTTTTGCTCATATGTAAGGATTCTCTTTTATGCAACTGCCTTTTCATGAATAGACCTCTGTTTATTTCAGTTGTTATTCTTATGTACTTATAAAATATCAGATTTCTTTGGGACAAATGCACCAAAGCACTCAGAACCCCTCAGTAGAGTCCTGCCAACAGCATGTACGTCCTAGCTTGCTTTTTTAAAGAAAAGGAGATTGTCTCCATTACTGTGCCTTTAATATCTGTgtcttgttttattttattttagtttttgaGAAGAAGAATCATCATAGTGCCAACAGTTGTGATTATTTTTTTCATATTGAGGTTTAAAGAACAAAATCTTATCTGCAATTCATTTCCTAGTGTTGCATTATGCTGCTAGTTTTATTTGCTCATTTCTTCCTTGATTTCTGTTAAATTTTGCTTTATAGAAACGTGCTATCTCACATTTTCGTGATCGAGATCTGAATTATGGGCATGTTGGGATTCAAAATTTTGGCCATAGCAAAAGGCAGAACAAGAAAGGTGGAGGTGCAGGAAGTACCTGCAGAGGATCAAAAGCTACCAGGTGTTTTGCTGCAGCAAAATCTCCTGAAAACTCCAAGAAAGACGTTGGGAATTGTCTCCACCCCTTTGTTGAGAATCTTCAGGTTTGTGGCTCCTAGAAGTTCTCTTTCTAGAAACATAAGATGTGGTATCTTTCATAATCGACTGCCTCTAATCCTCTCCCTGTGCGTGTATGCAGCCTGAGTGTGCAGGGAATATGCCTGGAATGCTGTTGGAGGCCAATGCATTACAAGTTGACAGGGCAGCTCAAGTGCTGAAGGAGGCCAATGCTTTGAATAGTGCAGATATTGGTGCAATTTTGCCCAAGTCTGCTCGCTGCTTGAGCTACTAGAATCGGCTAGAATAGGTGACGGTGGCATTTCCAGTTTCTAACATTCTCAAAACTACTTCGCAGTGCCTGTTAAAAGTTGTTGCAATATTGGTTTATAATGAGCTTATTTGCCAATTGGTGCAATAATTCCATTTTTTTGGTTGAAGAAACGTTCTGTAGTTGCTCTGTAAATCTTTACTAGGACAGATCAGCATCAGTTTTGTCATTAGAACATGGAGATTTTATGTTTCTATGACAATGCCTCCCCCCATGACTTTTATGTTTCTATCGACCTTTTAACACAGTTttattccatttttttttatCCAAAAAAATTTTGAAGGTCAAGATTAtggatttattataataaaattgaagTGGAATCTTctcaaactatatatatatatatatatatatatatatatatataattttaatttgaaaacaaaattataaaaaaagaagTTATCGATTTTGATGTATTTACAAGTTGatgattttattataataaaattgaaatCAAATCAAACATGTCGAATTTGAAGGATATATATCCAAAAATCTAGAAATTTATAATCTCAAacgaaattataaaaaaaaatcaatttctcgaatttttctttcattttctaaagtgaatttgtaatattttttttaacaccaAACTGATTTTAGCTCGCCTAGCcatgtaagaaaagaaaaaaaaaaaaaactgatctAATCTGAAAATTCTTATTTAAACTGGATCTATAATGGATCCAAATAAATATAGTGCGCAtattatagaatttttttttccatAGCTAGACAaaatcaatgatctaaacttccACATCTTTTCCAACTCTTTCTGCTAAATGATGTTTTGATATCATCTTTGATATCTTACTAAGAATAAAATTGAGAGAAATTTGCAATTGAACTCCTCATAATAGGAAATAAGTTTCTTCAGCTACATGAAATTCAATACCAGTTTTTGATTAGGACACTAGTAGAAATGCAATATCACTCCAGTGGGATATGTTacacataaaaattttatatatgggCGTCAAAGGAGAGCAAATCCCTGAACAATCAACGCATCTGCAAGAACCTGATTAGCTGCCTGAGATGGATGGACACTGTCCCAAAACACATACTGGGTGGCATTGGGGCAAGTTCCTGGAGACTTTGGATTGCACAACAACGATGTTGACTCTACTGTCCCTGTCCCACAGCACCCTCTTCTTGCTTCCACAAAACCTGTCAAACATAATAGAAAAGACTCTTACTATAATCCAAACCAAAACTCAAATTGCATTCTCTTAATGTTCCTAAATATGTTACCATTAGCTGAAGGGGTTTTAACAAGGTCATAGAGTGGCTTGAAGATGTCGAAGACGACAATCCTTAGATCAGGAAGTTGTTTTTGGAGACTCGCAACAGCTGAGTTTATCTTCTTGTTGAATTGCTGGGCATCAGTGTTGATCCTGGAGACACACCCACTCTCTTGAAATCCAAATAAGGTGCGAGCTGCAGGGAGGCAACCCAATGGTGGGAGTGAAGTTACCCCAAGTCTCCTAGCCCCAAAACCATACAAGTCCTGTTTGCAAACAGAGCTTTCTCAAATAGATTCATAGCCTTTTTTTGGCTACTAAATTTCACTTTGCATGTTCTGAACAGAACTAGCAGAAAATCTTGAAATGATGGTGGTAATTAGCAGATACCTTAACAAAGCTTGTAAATGCACTGACAAGGAGTGAGCCATACTGATCAGGAGTATAGACTTTGTTTATCAAAGGATTGACATAGTAGTTCTGGAGGAAGTCGCTACTTCCTGCACTCAATAAGTAGAGTGCACCCTTAATGATTGATTCTGATTGGTTACTTCCTGCAACCTGGGCTAGCTTACTCTTGTATTCATTGAAGAACTGCAACTGTTGAGACAATGGAATTGCATGCTGCAACACAATGTATGAATATTGTTAGAGAAATTAAGCCTTATATTtgaagatttaattaattttgtacatAAATAAGATAAATATACTTCACATTTAACGTGGCAGCATTTTCATCGTAACCAGATGCAGCTGATGCAAAGTTAGCTCCAATAAGAAGGTTTTTCCCTGATGCATCTGGGCTAAGATATGCAGGAGGATAAGTCTTAAATCCAAGAGTTTCAGCTGCAGAAAAGAAATCATTAGTGCATTGATGCATATATAGTTTAAATTATAAAAGCAGAAGCGTGATATTCTAGCCCTTGATTATTGAACTGTAGCTACCTGTTATGTCGGTGGCTAATTTGCCATTGCAGAACCTCCCTGTAGGCCTTTGATTGAAAAAGTCCCTTCCATATGGAGGGTAATTGGCCTTGAAAATTGTAGGGAGATAGTCATTGTTCCCAACATCTACAGCTGAGTCCCCAAATGTAATGATAGCAGGAACAAGAGTATCTTGTGCAAACCCACCATTCAATAATGCAAATGCTAAGGCCAAAACCATGGCTACTGCTCCTCTAGAGTAGATATCCATTTTTTTGTACCTGCAGTGGTGTGGGGGTGAGAGGGTTTGTTCTGACTTGAATATTTATAAAGGAACTTGAAAGTGACCTAGCTGGAGTAGTGGATCTTTGAAGTAGGAAGATGGAAGTTGAGAATGGCTCATAAATGTGAGTTGTTCAAGTGGCCATTGTTAGCATTCATAGCATATACATCATACAACTTCCAACATATGCTAAGATACTTCCTTGTTTCTCTTTATAGATCTTCCATTTTCTTGCAAAATTTTGCTTAAATCAAACATTAAACGCAAGTGCATGCCATTATGTCGGGTTAAACTCACccattttcctaaaattttcaTGAGTGTTTCCCAACGTCAAAACTGTTCATCGGCAATCTTAAGGGTAGTGCAGTGCAGTTGACATGTAAGGGTTAGTAATGAAGGAGAAAAGTGAGGTAGGTGGAGATAATAAAAGATGTTGTGCATTAATATACGTCTGCAAGCATAGGAAATAGCACAAGTAATATAGAATGAGTAGAATATTATTATCATAGTTATTGATTTTAATTACTAAaatttatgttaattttattaatatctaGATGATCAAAATGAATTAAAGTTAATAAGATAAAATTAAGCTAAAAATGAAACTAACAacaattgaaaattaattaaaaaaagtaataaaaattttGGGTTAAAACAAAGTGAAAAGTGACGAGGGTATTTATTGCACTTGATCTAATAATTAatctcaataaattttatttaataatcaaatttaattacTATTGCAAgggttaataataaaaaatatttaataatcccCATAGAAAGTTATTctatcaattagagcattaaaatgtaaaattatttttaaaaaaaaatcataggattaaaaatctatgATAATTGCTATAAAATATAGGATTAAAAACCTATGATAATTGCTATAAAATCAAGTTCATAATCTTGTTTTTCAACCATAAATTACAAATATAAAAATCATTAAGTATTTCACCAAGATATCCtaaagcattaaacacaaaatagCAACCAATAGCAAAGTAgagaaaattaaatcaaaatctaAAGATTAACATCAAGTCAAGTTatattaaaattcctaactaaaaGATTTAGCCACTCATTATATcaagaataaaaacaaaatttctcaaattaaaACTCACCATTATCTcttaaaaatgataataaaagaaattaataacaaaagaaataaagagaAGAAAGATAAAAAGGCCTTTATTGTTGATGTCAAAGTCTTCCTTCAAACTCTCACAAATATCCCTTTTTGAGCCTTCCTTCTCTGACCAAATTTTGAGAGAAAATGAGTATTGAAAATCCCAAAAATTTTTATTCTCTATCCTCTTCTAGTAAAAACCCTTAACTATTTCTTTTCTTGCTTTTCATATCCATTTGTTGAGGTATTAAAGGCCATGCGCTTGGCCGTGAAATGCACTGTCCAAAAGCCCTAAATCTCACGCCCTGGCTGTGAGATGCTATGTCCAAAAATTACTtcacaatttttctttttta contains:
- the LOC110645718 gene encoding polyadenylate-binding protein 6, which codes for MHSDAARVAEIEVTGLEFQLLDSFSPSISLENAILDNDIVRGLSTVPVQRGKEKYCNRFALKARKSMVAAPSLQSPGNLRQRRSLYVGDLDPEVTEMDLKTAFCSVCPFFNLRLCRCAFTGKSLCYGYVNFYSHNQASEALHKLNHTYLKGKPMRLMWSQRDPFARKSGIGNLFVKNLDSSIDSARLESMFCKFGTILSCKVVEENGRSKGFGFVQFDLEDSALAARTALHDTMLEGKTLYVSKFVKKSERIAATLHEESKFTNLYVKNLADDVTEDTLQNMFSVFGKVFSVVIMKDNDGISRGFGFVNFDSPEGAKKALDALNGSLLGSRTLFVGRAQKKAERIKILQHEYKDIFNNHIEKLKLSNVYVKNLDVHIDDNKLREIFSTCGKIISTKVMRHDNGVSRSFGFVCFSSPEEAKKALNTMNGIMLEGKSLYVAIAHCKKYRHAELEKYFAACRSLSLYPSNCNVIAPSIGPVYYNLSTFHPPIPFLQNPISFQNFGANMGVQYPLGAENYQQQFCSYISLGQMHQSTQNPSVESCQQHKRAISHFRDRDLNYGHVGIQNFGHSKRQNKKGGGAGSTCRGSKATRCFAAAKSPENSKKDVGNCLHPFVENLQPECAGNMPGMLLEANALQVDRAAQVLKEANALNSADIGAILPKSARCLSY
- the LOC131180899 gene encoding GDSL esterase/lipase APG-like; the protein is MDIYSRGAVAMVLALAFALLNGGFAQDTLVPAIITFGDSAVDVGNNDYLPTIFKANYPPYGRDFFNQRPTGRFCNGKLATDITAETLGFKTYPPAYLSPDASGKNLLIGANFASAASGYDENAATLNHAIPLSQQLQFFNEYKSKLAQVAGSNQSESIIKGALYLLSAGSSDFLQNYYVNPLINKVYTPDQYGSLLVSAFTSFVKDLYGFGARRLGVTSLPPLGCLPAARTLFGFQESGCVSRINTDAQQFNKKINSAVASLQKQLPDLRIVVFDIFKPLYDLVKTPSANGFVEARRGCCGTGTVESTSLLCNPKSPGTCPNATQYVFWDSVHPSQAANQVLADALIVQGFALL